In Leuconostoc mesenteroides subsp. mesenteroides, a single genomic region encodes these proteins:
- a CDS encoding helix-turn-helix domain-containing protein: protein METILDRTKKLAKEKGLSLSELEEKIGIAKTSIYSWKSNIPKGETIQKTADVLDTSTDYLLGRTDDPTPIDVYFRIDMKNVPEEKREDFKKELTMLRDFAFKRLQEEEKKLDDQEKDN from the coding sequence ATGGAAACTATACTAGATAGAACAAAAAAATTGGCAAAAGAAAAAGGTTTGTCATTATCCGAATTAGAGGAAAAAATTGGCATTGCCAAAACCTCAATATATAGTTGGAAAAGTAACATTCCAAAGGGTGAAACGATACAAAAAACAGCCGACGTACTAGATACTTCAACAGACTATCTTTTAGGACGTACTGACGATCCAACGCCAATTGATGTTTATTTTCGTATCGACATGAAAAATGTGCCAGAAGAAAAACGTGAAGATTTCAAAAAAGAACTCACAATGTTAAGGGATTTCGCCTTTAAGCGGTTACAAGAAGAAGAAAAGAAACTAGACGATCAGGAAAAAGATAACTAA